In a single window of the Heliangelus exortis chromosome 1, bHelExo1.hap1, whole genome shotgun sequence genome:
- the CIMAP1B gene encoding ciliary microtubule associated protein 1B isoform X1, producing MSATRPAPSLSPRPECPHVPSVSMSRVSQRCPVSPSPRCPHVPSVSSVSMSSVSPLSPRPECPRVSMSAVFPRPQCPLAAPPALLSVARGTGTARPELALLGPLQCPPQAPPMDDDPWVGTWRPHRPRGPIAALYGSPGPKYGLPPALGYHLHDISRHRAPAYSFGRKEDIAGKERSPGPVYMLPPKTTARGRDFSPAFSIHSRPQDLSLHQTPGPGRYNLEPSNKVVFPTPPAYTLRSRTRHFSGPQTPGPAAYRLPPLLGPRLVSKPSPPNFSMTGRSEVGTFYQDLRKTPAPCTYQVVDTDVYRHRAPKFSIIGRDDPAPLPATPGPSDYSPAKEKPRGVTFGIRHSPYVTTVLEND from the exons ATGTCCGCCACTCGCCCcgccccatccctgtccccacgTCCCgagtgtccccatgtccccagtgtcTCCATGTCTCGAGTGTCCCAGCGGTGTCCAGTGTCCCCCAGTCCCcggtgtccccatgtccccagtgtGTCCAGTGTCTCCATGTCCTCAGTGTCCCCTCTATCCCCACGTCCCGAGTGTCCCCGTGTCTCCATGTCCGCAGTGTTCCCACGTCCGCAGTGTCCCCTCGCTGCCCCTCCCGCTCTGTTGTCGGTtgccagggggacagggacagcccGGCCAGAGCTGGCACTGCTCGG ACCCCTGCAGTGTCCCCCTCAAGCCCCCCCCATGGATGACGATCCCTGGGTGGGTACCTGGCGGCCCCACCGCCCCCGCGGCCCCATCGCCGCCCTCTATGGCAGCCCCGGGCCCAAGTACGGGCTGCCCCCCGCCCTGG gTTACCATCTTCACGACATCTCGCGGCACCGAGCCCCCGCCTACAGTTTCGGGAGGAAAGAGGACATCGCGGGGAAGGAGCGCTCCCCCGGGCCCGTCTACATGCTGCCCCCCAAGACCACCGCCCGCGGCCGGGACTTCTCCCCCGCCTTCTCCATCCACAGCCGCCCCCAAGACCTCTCGCTCCACCAAACCCCCGGCCCAG GACGCTACAATCTGGAGCCCTCGAACAAGGTGGtcttccccacccccccggcATACACCCTGCGCTCCCGCACCCGGCACTTCAGCGGACCCCAGACCCCGG GTCCCGCTGCCTACCGCCTGCCCCCCCTGCTGGGACCCCGGTTGGTCTCCAAGCCCTCACCCCCAAACTTCTCCATGACCGGGCGCAGCGAAGTGGGGACTTTCTACCAGGACCTGCGCAAG ACCCCCGCCCCCTGCACTTACCAAGTCGTGGACACCGACGTGTACCGGCACCGCGCCCCCAAGTTCAGCATCATCGGGAGGGACGACcccgcccccctccccgccACCCCCGGGCCCAGCGACTACAGCCCCGCAAAG GAGAAGCCGCGGGGGGTGACCTTCGGCATCCGGCACTCGCCCTACGTGACCACCGTGTTGGAGAATGACTaa
- the CIMAP1B gene encoding ciliary microtubule associated protein 1B isoform X2 has product MDDDPWVGTWRPHRPRGPIAALYGSPGPKYGLPPALGYHLHDISRHRAPAYSFGRKEDIAGKERSPGPVYMLPPKTTARGRDFSPAFSIHSRPQDLSLHQTPGPGRYNLEPSNKVVFPTPPAYTLRSRTRHFSGPQTPGPAAYRLPPLLGPRLVSKPSPPNFSMTGRSEVGTFYQDLRKTPAPCTYQVVDTDVYRHRAPKFSIIGRDDPAPLPATPGPSDYSPAKEKPRGVTFGIRHSPYVTTVLEND; this is encoded by the exons ATGGATGACGATCCCTGGGTGGGTACCTGGCGGCCCCACCGCCCCCGCGGCCCCATCGCCGCCCTCTATGGCAGCCCCGGGCCCAAGTACGGGCTGCCCCCCGCCCTGG gTTACCATCTTCACGACATCTCGCGGCACCGAGCCCCCGCCTACAGTTTCGGGAGGAAAGAGGACATCGCGGGGAAGGAGCGCTCCCCCGGGCCCGTCTACATGCTGCCCCCCAAGACCACCGCCCGCGGCCGGGACTTCTCCCCCGCCTTCTCCATCCACAGCCGCCCCCAAGACCTCTCGCTCCACCAAACCCCCGGCCCAG GACGCTACAATCTGGAGCCCTCGAACAAGGTGGtcttccccacccccccggcATACACCCTGCGCTCCCGCACCCGGCACTTCAGCGGACCCCAGACCCCGG GTCCCGCTGCCTACCGCCTGCCCCCCCTGCTGGGACCCCGGTTGGTCTCCAAGCCCTCACCCCCAAACTTCTCCATGACCGGGCGCAGCGAAGTGGGGACTTTCTACCAGGACCTGCGCAAG ACCCCCGCCCCCTGCACTTACCAAGTCGTGGACACCGACGTGTACCGGCACCGCGCCCCCAAGTTCAGCATCATCGGGAGGGACGACcccgcccccctccccgccACCCCCGGGCCCAGCGACTACAGCCCCGCAAAG GAGAAGCCGCGGGGGGTGACCTTCGGCATCCGGCACTCGCCCTACGTGACCACCGTGTTGGAGAATGACTaa